Below is a genomic region from Argiope bruennichi chromosome 11, qqArgBrue1.1, whole genome shotgun sequence.
aaaggtaagtgaataagttcctctaataggataataaaaaaaatattaactcatttgtatgctaaatgaaatttaatctttttttatataaattattgaagatatgataataaataatggttaaaataatcgtttcagtttttcatttctttactaataaactgcatgtaagtatcaagttatgtcagctatcattcacttcaactacaatgcttatcattatttaataaatgtttctgaaactgatttcattttgtaaatgaattttgaattattgcaaaagacaaatgtatcaatgacggaataaatctcatggcaacttcatgtgtggaatatagctgaggaagccagattttgtatcactgaagttagaggatttattatacatcataaagggtttatactaagaaggaaggtattaagaaggaacaaattatttgttcattatttgacagtcacaattatctgttagctccaagcgattctatgAAAAAGTAGTACAAAGCTTCTCAcactttttcaataattgtacaactattttttttttcattatttttattcaccctcaattaaaaattattttgcacacCTCATTTCAATGTGTTATAATAGCacgtttttcagtttttttttaaatatttgaacatttaaattattattttcagtcaaATGCCACCGAAAAAATCTAACCTCAACAACGAGCGGAGCAGAGAGGCACGACGCAAACGTGTTGAAATAGCTCATAAGTCGGCAGAACAAATCACAACAAGAAATGCAGCTCAAAGAATCAGGACAGCAGAGGGTCGTGCACAAGAATCTCAAGAACAGCATGAAGAACGTCTGCGAAAGACTATTACGAGAACAAGAGAGGCACGAGAACGAACCATAGCTGCAGCACGAATACAAGAGCGACAGAGGCAGCAGACCAGCCGCTCATTAATACGTGCATCATTTGTTCGTCTTGCTTTCGAATATGCACCAGATATTAACTACTCTGCGCATCCAAAAATTGGTATCGGTGCAATGGATAAAGTATGTCAGTATTGTCAGGCATTGAAATTTCGGAATGAAACACCCGGCATGTGCTGCGCATCAGGAAAAGTTGTGCTATCACCTCTACCCACTCCGCCGGAACCTTTATTATCCCTTCTTGCTGGCGAGTCAgacgattcaaaattatttttgcgtaAGATACGCAAATTTAATTCTTGCTTCCAAATGACGTCATTTGGGGCAACTAAAATTTGCGATCTCGCATCCAATGGGCGTAATTTTGAAACTACATTCAAAGTACAAGGCCAGGTGTACCATAAAATCGGATCATTGTTGCCAATGCCTGATGATGAtccaaaatttcttcaaatttattttatgggcAATCGTGAAGAGCGCGTGACAGCTCGGTGCCAGTATAATTTCATTGACCAAGCAGAGGAAAGAGGGATTGTGATATTGCTGGAAAATTTTTTAGACGATCAGAATCAACTAATTCGATTGTTTAAAAGAGTTTCGCCACGATTGCAAAATGACAACTATCAAATCGTCATAAAAGCAGACAAAGTACCATTAGGTGAACATGCTGGCAGATTCAACGCTCCAACTGTTGATGAGGTTGCCGTTATTATGGTTGGTGATCCAGTTGACAAAAGAGCCATAAAAATTACACGGCGAGACAACACTGTCAGTACGATTTCGGATCTACGCCGTTCATATGACGCACTGCAATATCCATTAATATTTTGGCAAGGACAGGATGAATATCACCTTAACATCAAACAGTGTAATCCAAATACCGGTATATTTGacaattaactattaaaattcgtacatacagtaagaaaataaattttttactccattttattttttatttttttaggtgcTGAAGGAGATAAAAAAGTTAGTTCAATGAACTACTACGCACACAGATTGATGGTTAGACTAAATCAGAACAACTATATCCTTCGATATCGTCAGCTATTCCATCAATACATTGTTGATATGTATGCTAAGGTTGAAAGCGAACGATTGCGGTTCATTCGATACAACCAGGCTAAATTACGATCGGAAGAATACATTCACTTACGAGATGCTGTTGTTGGAAATATCGATGGAAATTTAAACCCCAATGACATCGGTAATACTTTCGTTTTACCTTCAAGCTACATCGGCAGTCCACGGAACATGCAGGAATACATACAAGATGCAATGACTTACGTACGTCATTACGGCCGACCAGATTTGTTCATTACATTCACATGTAATCCGAATTGGAAAGAGATACAAACTTTACTATTACCAGGACAACAAACAATTCATCGTCATGATATAACTGCACGTGTgttcaaacaaaaattgaaatctttaattaattttattgttaaatattcagtttttggtATCACACGTTGTTGGCTGTATTCGATTGAGTGGCAAAAGCGAGGTTTGCCTCATGCCCACATTTTAATTTGGCTTCAAGATAAAATCCGTTCTGAAGAAATTGATCAAATAATTTCAGCCGAAATTCCAGACCCATCAATTGATCAAAAATTGTTCGATATTGTTACCAAACACATGATCCACGGACCGTGCGGTGCTTTCAACATGACATCACCATGCATGGAAAatggaaaatgcaagaaaaatttccCAAAGCCGTATACGAATGACACTATCACGGATATTGATGGTTATCCAATGCATCGCTGCAGAAATACTGATAATGGTGGCCACACATTCACAATGCGACTGCCGAATTTTACAAATCAAGTAGAATTTGACAATCAGTGGGTGGTACCATACTCACCATTACTTTCAAAAACTTACGAGGCTCATATCAATGTCGAGCTTTGCAGTtctgtaaaatcaattaaatacatttgtaaatatgtaaataaaggcAGTGATTTGGCCATATTtgaagtacaaaatataaataaaaatgacgaaaTAACACGATACCAAATGGGTAGATACATTAGCAGCAACGAAGCTATTTGGCATATTCTTATCTTTCCCATACACGAAAGAGACCCTTCTGTCCAGCATCTAGCAATACATCTTGAAAACGGTCAACGAGTATACTTCACTGAAGAAAATGTTTTCCAAAGAGCGCTTGAGGCTCCAAAAACGACACTAACTGAATTTTTTACATTGtgtaaaaaatctgatatttttggcCAATTCGCAAAGACATTGATATATAGTGATGTTCCACGTTATTTCATATGGAACAAATCCGGTAAAAAATGGGAGCCACAAAAACAAGGAAAACCACATCCTTCCATTACAGGCATATTCAAAGCTAAGACATTGGGGCGGCTTTACACGGTACATCCGAAGCAACGTGAGTACTTCTATTTACGTTTGTTATTGGTGAATGTTCCCGGACCAACGTCTTTTGAATTTTTGCGAACATTTAATGGCCGAGTATTCAATACATACCAAAATGCATGCCGTGAACTGCATTTGCTAGAAGACGATAACCACTGGGACTTTACGCTTGCTGATGCTGCGTTGACAACAACGGCCAATAACATTCGTCAGCtgtttgcaattattttgaaGACATGTTATCCATCGCAAGCACAAACTTTgtgggaaaaatataaaaattgtatgacAGAAGACATATTGCACCGAATTAGACAAACAGATCAATGCCAAAACATTGATTATACGCCACAGATGTATAATGAAGCGTTAGTGCTGATCGAGGATTtatgtgttttaatttcaaatttaccaCTTAATCACTATGGTATGCCATCACCTGATCGCCCAGCCACCGACTTAGGCAACACCGATTTACAACGAGAAAAATAATATGACCATGGTATTTTAGCAACAAGTATCGTGAACAGTGAGCCATTATTGACAgcagaacaaaaaattatttatgatcggaTTATGCTGACTGTTGCTGCTGAGCAAGGAGGTTTTTTTTCTTGGACGCACCAGGTGGAACCGgtaagacatttttaatatcattgattCTTGCCAAAATACGGTCACAAAGGAAAATCGCATTGGCAGTTGCATCGTCAGGCATTGCGGCTACTTTGCTAGATGGTGGGCGAACGGCACATTCAACATTCAAGCTGCCTTTGGACATTCATAATAAACCAAACGCAATatgtaacataaaaaagaatagtGGAATAGCTGCAGTGTTGCGTAAGAGTTCAATCATAATTTGGGATGAGTGCACAATGGCTCACAAATATTCACTCGAAGCATTGCATAGAACTATGCAAGATTTAAACGGCAATGATAAACTTTTCGGTGGTGCTATCTTACTTTTGTCTGGTGATTTCCGTCAGACCTTACCGGTTATACCTCGCTCTACTTTCGCGGATGAGgttaatgcatgtttaaaacaatcattcttatggcgaagtgttaaaacacttcgattggccataaacatgcgcgtacaattgcaaaatgatccatcagcgcaaatattttctgaacaattactagatattgggaacggtaaaatagaactgcaaccaaatacgcaatgcattaaactgccagacaatttctgcactgttcttcagggaaaaaatgaattgattcagagtatttttccggatatacagagtaattacttgaatcataacagGCTCAGTGAttgggctattttggcagccaaaaatgttgatgttgacgaaattaacttccaaatacaacagttgttaccaggcgatctgatgtcttttaaatcaatcgacactgttgttgatgaaaatgatagtgtaaattttccaattgaatttttaaattcactagatatacctggaatgcgACCACATAACCTttgattaaagattggttcacctattattctcctgcgtaatttaaatccacctcgattatgcaacggtacgcgtttggtcatcaaaaagatcaccggaaatgtacttgaagctaccattttaactctaaagtttaaaggagaagtggtcctgttgccacgtattccgatgataccatcagaatctacgatacccttcaaaaggttacagtttccaattcgtttagcttttgccatgtctataaataagtctcaaggtcaaacaatgtccatttgtggtttagatttggaaaattaatgtttttctcatgggcaactatatgttgcatgttcacgtgtaggaaaaccgtcaaatctatttgtgttagctaaagacaggttaaccaaaaatattgtgcaccgattagtgctaaattaaattgaaattaaaagtatttataattcaaaataataaacattattgtcaaagatttaaaactatctgccctacctacctcatttataagtttaagtgttacctgttttttactaacaactttgtaatgtactcatttgttacaaacttgaatacaaaaaataaagaaatttaaatttttttttgtattgatttttgcacaatatcaacggtagtagaaaatcaatcatggaggtccccatgtttttttacaaatggcatctgtgtaaaaaagcatggtggtccccatgactggtgttctcctaccgtttcccttgaatagtttactactatgtaatataacagaaaccttagccacagcaacgagtggccgggtctgctagtttATTATAGATGTGGTCGCGTCCAAGTCGTATAAAGCGAGGACAGAAAGAAAATTTCGACGAACCGTTGGCGATAGGAAGTGTTCGTATTAGCTAATTAATAGCACATTAGAAAACGACGAGACtgagtttcatgaaaaggaacagattcagtaaaaattattcttataataatatgaatataaacttCCAGTTCGCAGTTGTGTTAAATGTCAACTGAAGTAACACTGTAAACACAATCTTCCTTCGGCCCATTCGCATTACCCAATGATTCTGTATGTCCTCTTTCTCCTTGTGATGGAAATCCATTTTATATTGCCATAATTGATAGATTTTCTAGATGTCCAAGTGTGATTCCAGCGCCCTACGTAACAGCAGAAACAACTGCTCGTACCTTCATACATCGTTGGTATTCCAGATTTGACTGTCCAATCACCATAACAACTGTTTAGAACACGATCTTCCAGTTTCAATCATTTCAGAGAATTTGTTGACATGTTTGGCTGTCACAAGTTGCATAGTGTTGCATATCTACATCTACAAAGTGAATCCGGAGACTCTCCAAAGAGATTTCAAAAAATGGACAGAGATAATAAGTTTCATGAAAAAGTAcagatttagaatatataatattacttttataaatgtaaactaatacatccaaataaaaaaaaaacaaaaacatttgagCATGTGGTTATCTTACCAAGTAAAAACTGTAATGGAGTGTTcgagtttagaaaaaaaatttcaaacgctgagcattgaaatttgaGTATTCTGGCAGtatatgttggacagacatttgatAGTCACATTGAGAGCATACAGGCTTCTGTTCGCTTAGCAACAAATGAAGATGTTTGAATTTAGTATTCCCAATGCCGTAAACGGGTTAACACTGTTTCTGCTTTTAAATTCGGTTATGAAGAACACAATTGTATATGAGGTTTAATagcatgtattttattattagtttcaaaGTCCTTGtgatttggaataaagaagccttttaACACGCTTTTTTAAATCGCTCACAGGGATAgctgaaatattgaaaatcaaaacGAAGAAATTGATAAAGTGATTGCAAGAAATCTCATAGTTCTTGAAGATGCGTTGTCAGTGATATTGATTAAATCAAcgataatgcatttttaaatatttcagttgctACATatgattagttatattaatttaatgaagagTTATTTTTGATAACAGAGCTTAACAAGATATTTGTGGTTCGCCACTTGCGAAATTGAAACTGATCAGATCAGGCATCCACCTGTGTTCGAATCTGCGGATCACCAACCATTATACCAGTTTCTTTTACTAACAATTTTTACAGATTTGAATCCTCTATTGGCAAAGACACCGATCGCCAGGGCGATGTATAAATTGCGGACTTAAATAAGAACGGAAGATTCTGCTTCTCTCTCTCTCGCTGGCagctgcattatttttaattatgttttaaccATTGTTGTCCGGCAGCATCTGGTTTCGGCACACCACACCACCCGCCACAAAGGAATATTCCCTTGAATTCATCTTGTCTGTTTGTACTTGTGGAACGAGACTCGgactataaatgtatttaaaaggtTTCTATGATGATTTATCTTTGTATAAATGTTTCCGAGAGTTTTATTGCAactaattttgttcaaattatcTATAACGATTGATCCAATATCAGATGCCAAAACCTCATAAAATTCAATCATGATTGAACGTTTATTTTGCTTGATGATAtcatcatattaaaatgtttttaactatatCCAGTGATTGATTATGTTGGTTTTCAACTTataatcattaaagaaatttcctattttatttagcaaatacGAAAATTATTTAGCATGCCTGAATTTAGAACACATTTGCGCATATATTATTACCATTTATAAAGGAAGTATATAAAGTAGTAGATTTCTGTGCCAGCGATAaagatttcatattataattatatctcgacaaatatattttctcttaagtATATTTGAGAACATACGTCAACATgtcttttaaaacagaa
It encodes:
- the LOC129956776 gene encoding uncharacterized protein LOC129956776 produces the protein MPPKKSNLNNERSREARRKRVEIAHKSAEQITTRNAAQRIRTAEGRAQESQEQHEERLRKTITRTREARERTIAAARIQERQRQQTSRSLIRASFVRLAFEYAPDINYSAHPKIGIGAMDKVCQYCQALKFRNETPGMCCASGKVVLSPLPTPPEPLLSLLAGESDDSKLFLRKIRKFNSCFQMTSFGATKICDLASNGRNFETTFKVQGQVYHKIGSLLPMPDDDPKFLQIYFMGNREERVTARCQYNFIDQAEERGIVILLENFLDDQNQLIRLFKRVSPRLQNDNYQIVIKADKVPLGEHAGRFNAPTVDEVAVIMVGDPVDKRAIKITRRDNTVSTISDLRRSYDALQYPLIFWQGQDEYHLNIKQCNPNTGAEGDKKVSSMNYYAHRLMVRLNQNNYILRYRQLFHQYIVDMYAKVESERLRFIRYNQAKLRSEEYIHLRDAVVGNIDGNLNPNDIGNTFVLPSSYIGSPRNMQEYIQDAMTYVRHYGRPDLFITFTCNPNWKEIQTLLLPGQQTIHRHDITALFGITRCWLYSIEWQKRGLPHAHILIWLQDKIRSEEIDQIISAEIPDPSIDQKLFDIVTKHMIHGPCGAFNMTSPCMENGKCKKNFPKPYTNDTITDIDGYPMHRCRNTDNGGHTFTMRLPNFTNQVEFDNQWVVPYSPLLSKTYEAHINVELCSSVKSIKYICKYVNKGSDLAIFEVQNINKNDEITRYQMGRYISSNEAIWHILIFPIHERDPSVQHLAIHLENGQRVYFTEENVFQRALEAPKTTLTEFFTLCKKSDIFGQFAKTLIYSDVPRYFIWNKSGKKWEPQKQGKPHPSITGIFKAKTLGRLYTVHPKQREYFYLRLLLVNVPGPTSFEFLRTFNGRVFNTYQNACRELHLLEDDNHWDFTLADAALTTTANNIRQLFAIILKTCYPSQAQTLWEKYKNCMTEDILHRIRQTDQCQNIDYTPQMYNEALVLIEDLCVLISNLPLNHYGMPSPDRPATDLGNTDLQREK